The sequence CCTATTCCGACTACCACCGCGACCAAAGCCAAGACGCGCTTGCCAGGCTGGAAGTGGAAGCAGAGATCAAAATTCGCAGGCAATCCCATCGTTATCCCGATCGCGCTTAGCCGTATAGTTTGGATCACCTTCGGGAAAATTTCCCCAGCCCTGCTTGTTCAATTCCTTGCAAGTCCCTTCGACAAAGAATGGAGGATTCGTTGCGGCTATGGCGACGGCAGGCAGCAGTAGGGCAGTGATTGCGGCGATTGCCAGGATTGAGCGCATATGGATTTTGGGTAGGGTTCGAATCTAGGGTTCCCCAACAGCTCGATCTGCTTAATCTGCTTGCGGTGGCTCACTCGTTTTTAGTTCACCATTGGGCATCACTGTTTTTTCAAAGATGGCGTCGCTAAGGTCGGCGAAGCGGAGGTCGGCGAAGCGGAGGTTAGCTTTGCTGAGGTCGGCTTTGCCGAGGTCGGCTTTGCTGAGGTTGGCTTCGCGGAGATCGGCTGCGCGGAGGTTAGCTTTGCTGAGGTCCGCGCAGCCGAGGTCCGCGTCGCTGAGGTTGGCTGCGCTGAGGTTGGCGAAGCTGAGGTCGGCGTCGCTGAGGTTGGCTGCGCTGAGATTGGCGAAGCGGAGGTCGGCGAAGCGGAGGTTAGCTTTGCTGAGGTTGGCTGCGCCGAGGTTGGCTGCGCCGAGGTTGGCTGCGCCGAGGTTGGCTGCGCCGAGGTCGGCTGCGCCGAGGTCCAGCTTTAACTTACTGACAATATCTGCCTCGAGCAAGAATCGAATCACACTAGTTTTGCGTTCTGGATCAGATTCAAATCGCCGCAAAATTGATAAAGTGCGGGCACGAATGACATCCACCGCCGAATCCAATAATTCACGATCTTCAGCCGTTGCTTCTTCCCCCTTAGCGGCTATCGCCATGAGGTTCTTATCAACCAACAACACGGATAAACGATCGAAATAAACCTGTAAAACTTCTTCCTTCGTTTCATCTGCTGCAATCTGCCGCTGCTCTTTAGCCAATGCCTCATCTCGTTCTCGTTGCTCTCTAGCCAATACTTCAGCCCGTTTCTGCTGAAGTTGCTGAAGCCGATAACCCAGGATTGCCAATGAGGTCGGGACACCGAGTAAACTCAGCCAGTCCCAGAGCGTCTTGCCAGCGTCAATTTTTATCGTCTCAACGGTCTTAGTTGTATTACCCTTGGGGTCTTTCTCCACCTTCTCAATAGTCTTTGTACTGCGCGATTCCCCTTTCTCAATACCAAAGCCACCGGGCCAGAGTACCGGTTTTGACAAACCGACTAGTGCTATCAGTGCTAGGAGAAAGATGAGCCATTGAATCGTAAGGCGAATACCTTTACTTTTTGCCCAGAACGTGAGCTTCGCCTTGACTGATATGTTTGGCAGCTGGAGCAGTAAAGGTTGAGAAGCTAAACGCTGTTTCTTTTTTTTGAAAAGTCTCATTCAGCCTCCAGCTTCTTAAGCAACCTCTCCGCCGACTTCCGCACATCTTCTGGGCAGTCATCGCGCTCGATGAGCTTGGTTAGAGATCGGGCGGTTGGTTTTGCGGCATCCGAAAAGCTACTCACTTGGGTAGCTTTTTTAGGGGTTTCATCGGAAAGGTATCGCCTGACGGTGTTGTGGGATTTCCCAATGATGGCAGACAGCCCCAAAACGACAGACTTTTGGCCCTTCTTCGGTCTACCTTTGAGATCAGAGTATCCCGCATCTCGCAATCGATCGGCCAGCTCCCGAACTTCACCCGGCGTATAGTCCACCCGCTTTTCATTCTCGGCAGCTTCGATCGCCAGTGCCAGTTCAGGATTCTCAGCAGCATCGAAATCATATCGGCGGATGGGGACCCCCCCGCTAAACCATTTCCGATATGTTGCTGCATCATTCTGGTGTAGATGCTCGATCGCTGCCTTTCGATGTCCACCCGCTATCAGTGCGCCGTTAATGTCAACAGTGATTGCTGAGATTAGCCCCAAGGTGGCAATGGTGTCTACCATTGCGGCAACATGGACGGGGTTTATTTCTCTGGTATCTCCATTGGGCCGGGGTAGGATTTCCTCAATCGGCAAAGTTGATTCTGTTGGTGGTGCAGCCTTCTTCGCCTTTGTCCGAGTACGGGACAGAAAGGCTTTCATATTTTCATCAACCATTTTTCACCACCTTGACCAGCTCGGCAGTAACAGACTTGTAATCATTGGCTGCTGATTTTGCGCCAGTCCCAGGCATCATCCCAACTGGCAAGCCGACCAGCTCTGACTCCATATAAACAACCCGTCTCGCCACCGACTTCTTGAACCGCAACAAGCCCACGTCATCAAGCGCCGCCATTGCTCGGATGCCTGCTTTGTTGGGCCTGGGGGGAACGTTGGTTAGCAATATCCGGTAGTTTGTCAGCGCTTCTACCTGAGTCAAGGTTGCGATCGTAGATTCCAGGCTAAATGCAGCAGGGAGGGTAGGCAACACGACTAAATCAGATTGCTCTGCCAGCTCCAACAGTTCATCAATATCGACATTGCCAGGGGTATCCAGAATCACGTCACCCTCCCAGTCTGCGGGAAACTCATCCTCAGCAAACACATAAAACGGCAACTCATCGTCAGACCGTTCAGACCAATTTTTGATTGTTCGGTTGCGATCCATATCAACAATAGCGATCGGTGCTGCCCCACGCTTTCGGGTCATGGCAAAAGCGATATTAGCGGCGGATGTTGATTTAGCAGCGCCTCCTTTTGTTGATGCGATAGTAATAATCATGGCCGTGCGCCTGGTGAACTGATGCCAGAATATCACCCCAGCATCACGATTTGGGCTTGGCTCTGAGCAATCTAGATCGAGATTGCAGCAGCCCTATAGTCATTTCCGTGACTGTTCAACTTGGCCAAAGAAGGAAGCCTAGACAACGAACGGCCTTGCGCTATTAGCATTCCCCACTGTACGATCGACCCCATTTACAAAGGCTTCTCAATGCAAGATTTGATTGGAAAAGTGCCGCGTCTGGCTTGGCTGATAATCGTCGCTGTGGTTTTGAGCATGATCGTGCAAGCGATCGTCCCAAAAAAGCCAAAAACTAGCGCTGTCGCGACGAATCAACCCCCGGCCCATGTTTGTGTATTGGCTGGCGGCAACATACATCAACTAGTCACGGTCTATTCCGACGATCGCTGCACCAAAAACGCTGGTATCATCTCTGGGGCTGGAGGTGGCAAGGTCGTTGTAGCGGGAGAAGGTGGCCAGAAGACTTTTGACAGATCGGAGTTCGCTAGAGCCTATTACGTATGGTCGGATGATAAGGCTATTCCCCGTTAGCAGGCTTTTTCGAACCCATGATTTCCATCATCAACAGGGCTTCTGCCTAGTCAAATTTCTCCTCGTGCCCGGCCCCAATCTCCTCCTCCTTCCTGTCGCAATGCTTGGGAGGTTCCTTCCCGTCTTTATGCATCAACAAACTCAACGAATCCTCGATAAGATCGCCGAAATGCGGGCATGTAACCCTGAGCCTGGGGCACCACCTCGCAGACTATCGCCGGAGCAGGTGACATTTCTCGATCGGGCTGAAGCAAGCGTAAAAGCTGATGCCGAATTTCTGGCCAAACTACCGCCAGAAGAGCGATCGCTCATCAAATTCGACGGGGACAATCTTGATGTAGAAATTGATGCAGTGCTGGATGATTGCTACAGCATCGCCGAGCTGGACGACATGATTCTTGAAGGATTGGCAAATATGCCGGTATTGCCGCCAGAAAGAAAAGCGGAACTACAGGCACAAATTGAATATTTTCGGTCGCAGAAGGACAAACGAACGCCCTAAAGTACCGTTACAGCGGTTGTTGGGATAGCCGATCGCTCACGTTGCAACCGGAATAAGCGGTCATAGGCGTTATCTAAATCGCGATTAATCCTGCTTTGATAGGTATCCATCAGGTTTTCCCGCTGTTCATCGACTCGTTGAATTTGGGCCTGAAGTTCATTCAAGGCGGCATCGACTTTTGCCAGTTCGGATTGTTCCGCCTTGAACCGCATTAGCTCTTGTTTTGCTGCGGTTTTGACTGACTCCAACCTTGCATTAACCGACGCCCTTGCAGGCTGCTCACGTTCTAAAACAATTTTTAGGTCGATCGCTACATTTTGAATTGCGGTAGTAAATTCTTTGCCCATCCACCAACGGATGCTGCCGTCTAATTCTTCGCGATCGTAACTATCCTCCTCTAATAAATCATCGCAGTTTTGGAAAGCGGTACATTCTTCAATACATCCCTCTAGCCGCTCGATGATTTTGGCCAGGTATTCCGCGCGATCTTCAGTGACATCGACAAACAGGGTAGTGCCGTCATCGCCTAAAGCGGATTTCTTGATCAGCACATCGGGATACTTCGCTTTCCTAACCCGCGTGAGGCAATCATGGTCATGGTCTGCTGCGCCAAATTGCCAGAGTCGCTGCTGCCTCAAATGACACATTGCAATCTGTTGCACGGTCAAGTTTTCCGTAGGCCCGGACGGGTTCAGGTGCTCGGCTAGCTGCTTCACCAAGCGCTTGAAGCCTAGTGAATCCTCACCCAGCATTACGGGGGGTGTCTTCGCCATGACGCCGTGTTTGGTTGCATTCCGGCTCGATCGCGCCTTACCGCTGGTAGTTTTGGGGCCCGTGGATTTAGCCTTATCTTCAGCGGTCAATGGCCGTTTGATTGATTTGCTTCCGTTGATTCTCGATTGCGCTGGTGATGGCATGTGCTTTTCCTCGCTGCTTTTATATGCTTTTTTCTGCCCAACAATGCCCACCGGCTTTTACCGACCTTTTATACCACCAACTCAGCCCAAACCACAACAGCATCAGGGGATACAGGCTCCACCCAATATTCGCACTGTGGGTACCTTGGGCGGATTTTTGCCAACTCTTCGGATACAGTTCGAGCACAAACCGGTAGATATAGCTGATACAAATGCTCGCCCAAATCATCGTAAACGTCGCGGGTTAGCGCGTCTAGCAGTTGAAATGCAGCGGGTGGGGGTGTTTTTCGGTGGATTTTTGCCCTCATTTTGTCCCCATTTTGTACCTATTTTGCACCTTCATTTGCCGCATAAATCCCATTTAAAGATGTCCGATCGGTACTTTGCCCATCGGAATATACGATCGCCCGCTTTAAATTCCCTCATGCTGCTACTTCCTCAATCCCCAAAACTCGAAGCGCGTCACCAGCCGATAGAACCACAACAGCCTCCCCAGCCCAAGCCTCATGCCATGCCGTCTGAGCTGGGGTTAACTTTCGATCGCTTGGACATTTAAGCCCGTCTTTGACCTCCAACAAAAAGTTCTTGCCACGATAGCCAACCAACAGATCGGGGCAACCGCCACCGACTGTATGCAGCGGCTGGACTGTGGCCCCATGCCGCCTGAGTGTGTCAACTATTTCGGGCTGGTTGGCGTCGATTCTGGCTGCTCTCCTCATGCTGCTACCTCCGCTTCTAGCCTTGCTGCCGCTAATGCCGCTAGGACTGCTTCAAAGTCGGCATAGACCCCATGTTTTCCCGTCTGTGAGCCAAAATGCCGGTAGCGGGGGGTGTCAGCAATGAAATGTACGCTGCGGGACTTTGGAAAATAATTGGCCCCATAGCTTCCTTTCCCAACAACATCGATCAGAACTGCCAAACTCCGATCGCCCATGCAAAATATTTGCAGCGGATTTGCATTGGGCGGTGCGCTGGAAATTGGCCCTATGGTGATTCTGCCTCGACCATTGCCAAACTTTGCTGTCCAGAAGTCACCTGCCTGCTTAATCTCTGGCTTTATACTGCGGCTCTTACGGAGTTTTGAATTACGTCCCATCACACAGCACCTCGCATATTTGGAGTCGTCAATGCACGTTCGATCGGCCACATATCCAACCGCCGAGCTAATGCCGAGCCGGTTAACCCAAGCTCTGTGGCCCAATCTGCCAAGATGCGCCGCTTACCCTGGAAGCTAATCCACCGATTATTGCTTCTGTTCCTCGCTTGCTCGTGAGCCGTAGCCCAACGGCAATTGGCGGGGCAATAGTCGCCGCTGTGGTCTATCCGGTCTAATGTTTTGCCGTTGGGACGCTCACCCATGTCTTGAAGGAATGCTTCAAAACTTTCCCATTCGTCGCATACCTTGATTCCCTTGCCGCCGTAATTCTCGTATCCATTACAGGTAGTGCGGTTCAGCCGGTCATGCATCGAAAGCCAGCTTACATATGTTGGTGAAGATTTTCCGTTTATGCGATGGCCATGTCGCTGGCTGTGATGTAATTTTTCCATTGTAGTTGTCGCTGCAATTCATTTGTATAAGCCGTTTGGCTCACTATCAGTATTCCCGCGCAAGAAAAAACCCCAGGTTTGACGCTGGGGCTTGGGGTTACTACAAATGATTTTTGCTGATGCGATCGCGACAACTAGTTACAGTTTGCCCTTGGGGTGGGACCATTCCCAGTCTGATTCTGGCAGGGTGGCGATTTGGCGGGCGGCATAAGTACTCAATTGTTTAACGGCCGTTAAAGATTCTCCTAGCGAACCAGCGCGGACATCTTGAGTGATTGCCGCAGGCGTCTTCCCCACCATTTCAGCAAACTCACTCACACTCATCAACCCATCCCCGCCGATACCCGCCGATATGCGCCCTACGCTTCACCCAATGTCGTACAGGTGCGGGGTGCGGTTGTACGATATGCCATCACTTTCACGGCTGACCCTGGCAAAGTTTGAGGGTGTTACGGAGTTAGGCAGAGATCGAGGTGCTCTCGATCGTCTCGTCCTCAAAACTAATCGTCACATCCACTTGATAGGTTGGTTTGATGTATTTTGGCATTTCTGGCGCTTCATCACGGCTGCGAATCAATTCCAGCGCGGCTTTAGCCTCGATCAGTGCTTCCGATTCGACCACATCAAGTGATTCAATCATCTGGTCTCGATATATCGATTCCATGATGGGGTAAAACCGCACAACCGTGGATTTTGGTTTCCCGTCACACTGCGCGGTACTAGAGTCCAGAACACTAGATGCGCCCAGTGTGACACGTCGCTGAGTGGCCTTCCCCAGACTGATTCCCAGTCGTTCGCACAATGACCGAATCAGGTCAATGATGCGTGTATGGTCCGTGATTGTCAGTTTGAACAGTCGCCACAAGTCCCCAGATCGTTTCCGGAGTGCTGCGACAAATGCGACAACAGAGGGTGTATGGATCGATATTTCAACTTCGGCCAGAACCGCATCAAACCCGCATGATTTGAGTAGTTCATTTTTCTCGACATCATCACGCAGTCCCAGCGCTGAAAAAGTGCCATTGATCGCCAGTTGAGTTTCGAGTCCTACGCGCTCAAACTCAAGCGACCGATCGAAGCTGTTGTAACGGGCACCGTTTTTAATCGCCCGCCGCCGCCGCTGTGCCTCATTACCAATGACAAATTCGGTGACCCATGCCCGATCATTAACCAAGTTGGAGAAGTCGTGCCACAGGACTGTTTTCTCTAGCTTAAGGCGCTCGATGCGGGGGATAACCTGCTGTTGTCGTTTTACCGCGTCAGAACGGGGAATATCCAGCACTGGCAGATTCAGCCATTCATCCGTCAACGCCCGCGCACGATCCGTTTCCGATCGAGCAAACCGATCGGCAAAGTCTTGATAAACTTCAATCTCCCCGTGCTCAATGTTGTGACCGTCCGCTTCTAGCATTGCAATCAAGTTCTCATGGCAATTAGTGCGGGCTGCGTCATCAAACGCCTGATAGCCTGCTGCAAGCGATTCAGCCACGCGCAAGACCCTACGGGGGGCTGTGTGGGTTACCCCGTGGCGCAAGGTAACTGCTGCTGCAAAACCTCGCTTTCTACGCAAGATTTTGGCTGCATCGGACTCACCACCTTGACGAGTGCCTTCTGCACAAATCAGGTGGCGCACAATCGGGTTACGATCTCGCCCCATGCCCTGCAAAACATCGAAGGGATTGAGCTTGCCAGAACCGGCCACAACGTCGGTGAAATATTCCGAATCGATCGAAACACCCGTACCCATGGTGGTAGTTCCAATCACCACATCGTAGGCAATCGGTAATCGCTGCCCTTTGCGCCCGATCGACACCAAGCGCAGGAATTCGCGCACCGCCGGATCGCCGCTAGTTGTCCGATCCACCCGTAGCACCCGATACCCCAGATTCGTTAGGTAAAAGTCGAGCTGTTCCGCACTGGTTTGCGATCCGGGCATCACCAGCGGTACCCGCCCCTGACTCAGCAGGTTTTCAACGAGCGTAAATAAGCGTGGCTTAAGGCTGGTGTAGTGCTTCCCTTCCTCGTCCTCGCTATAATCAATGATTTTCCACGGCTCAGGCGCGGACTTGGCATTGTGATGGACTTCGACCGCTAAATTACCACCGCTCAGTTCCCGCAACGATTTAGCCGCCAAATCGGAAAGATGTGATTCACCACCGATTACCCAGCCGCCGCCATCGGCGATCGCTTGCAAGACTGCCGATAAACCTGCAATTAAGCGCGATCGCTTGGTTTCGCTAATTGTTGTTGATTCAAGTAAGTGCCGGATCACGGCATCCGTTTCGTCGATCGTTAGGAGATATTTGTTGCCCGCTTCCATCCAATCAAGGGCAAAGGTGACCCGCTTAAGGTAGGAGTCGATGCAGCAAGCAACGCCAGTTTCTGGTGGGGTATAGGGGTCAAGTTGGTCGATCGGGGTCAGTCCTAGCCGTGGAGCCGCATCTGCTACCAGCATCCGCCGATGGCAAATGTAATCAGCAGCAAACTTGCCTAGGGTGTCCGCCTGCTTCTCAGCAATGATTTCCGCCGCCCAATGGGTTTTCCCTGAACCAGTTAAGGAATTGACTAGGACCGCACTGCCCAGCTCAGGCGAAATGCCCATATCGGTTACCCGATCGACCTTATGGACGGTTGCATCAGTAGTGGCATATTTGGCAAAGACCGATCGCGCTTCAATTTGTCGCTGCTTTTTCCTCCAGGCCCGTTGTTCATCGCGTGTCAGCCCGTCTGGCATGATGGGCCGTTTTTTTGAGTCGCCGCGCTCCGCTGCTTTCGCCTGGGCATAGGCCCGCCGCTGCTCAGGCGTGAATTCCCGACGTGGCATCTTGAAGCCATACCGCTTGGCAATGCCGAACAGTCCAGCCGGGTTGCCGTCGCCCTTCCCTCGGAATGACTTCCAGTGGGTTTGCATCTCACGCGGGTTGTAGCTGCCAGCACCGGCGCTCCATTGGTCCCATGCCGTGAACCAGTGATCGCCTAGTCCGTGCAACACCATGCCGACGCCGATCCAGTCGTTGTAGTCGCAGTTGGGGTCGATGGTATCGAGCGCCTTCAGGATAAGTGCATCACTATCCTCATCAGACATCTCAGCCCGCCGCGATGCCCATTGCTGCCGTGCCGCTTCAGCCCGTCGCTGCTCCTCAGCCTCGATCGCCTCGCCCCAGGCTAAGGCATTCGTTGCGAATGACTCCCCCAACGTGACGGCCTTAATCAATACTGGTTTGCGCCCTGGTGCCCCAAAAAAGAATCGGTTGGCGTCTTTACAATTTCGGTCAGCGCTGCCGACCTGCTCCGCTAAATATCGATTGGCAATCCGAACATTCTGCCAACCCTCGATCGGTTGCTCCAGAACAAAAACCAACCGAAATTTATTGTGCTCCGGTGTGGACGATGCCGATTCAATCAGTAGGCCGCAATGTTGCTGGATAAAGGGGTGTTGCAACGCCTGGTCAATGCTCAGCCCGTCGTCAATGTCTAACGCAAGAACCTCAGCATGGTTTGAATTGATCTGCCACCGCTTCAGATTCCCATCGAGCAAGGCAGGCATCCACGGATGACCCGCGCCGATATGCGCTGCTAAATCGTGTAGTGTCCCCTCAGTTGGTACATATGCTCCGGCGTGGCTGAGCTGCGTATGGTCACATTTGCCAAATACCTCGAAATTGGCACCGTAACGGAAGGTTTTAAGCCCCTTTCCGCCTTGGCGTAATCCCGCATCCCCTACAGCGTCGGCATTCGTGCTACAATTGGATTCATATGTATAATCTGCAATAGATGATTCGGCGAGAAATGTATTGGTATTATCTATAATGGGGCTTGAATCCTCAGCACCCGATCCCTGAGCGGTTTCAAGGTTTGGCCCGTAAGACCCCTGAGCTGAGGTGGGATTGCCAAGGGTGGCAGAATTAGAATAAGCTCGTAACATTGAAATATGTCTACCCGTTGCGGTGACACTAGTGCTGAGCTAATCAAAAAGCCAAACTTTGGAGAGGGCGGCGATTTGAATTTTTAGCTGGCATGGACAAGAACATAAAAACCGTCCGAAGACTTTTCCAGGGTTGCGGGCGGTTTTTTGATGGCTGAATTTCAGCCGTTATGCATAGAATACTAGATTTATAGGGGGTTTAGGGGCGCGATCCGTGAGTCGCTGAAAGCCTTGCCCTGCATGGCTCCTACAGAGGAGAAAAATCAGCCCCCCAAAAGTCGCGACATTGTACCAACGAGATAATGCTCGATCTCAACGCTGCGGTAGAAAACCCGCCGATCGACTGCCCATGTCAGGCAATGCTTTGACCCTTTGAGCTTTTTGTACCTCGTATCGTTGGACATCACTTTTGCGCCAGTCATCACTTTCGCGATACCCGTTAGGGCGTCCGCTACTGCCATCAGGGAGGCGCGATTCTGCGGCGACTGGTGTTCTTTCAATGCTCGAACAAACTCGTAGCTGTAAGTCCCCTCCAGGTATGGATTTTCGCCGCGCCGCAAAGCTCCTGACGCTCTGCGAATGAACGTTTCCGGCTTCTCTCCCTTTTTGCGCCCAACCCTGGCAACAGTTCGTTGTCCAACCGCCCCAGGAGCTTCCCCCCAACCCCACGGCTCCAGAATCCCGCCAATCTCCCGCGACATTTGTTCAAAGCTGAACATAGCCTCCTTCCGATCTGTGCCTTGGTGCAGAGCTTCCCAGACTGTAATCCAGAGCTTCCCAAACGCCAGAGCGTATTTTTTCTCACCGTGGGGATATTTTTTAGGGCATAGACGCGGATGCTCCCACCCGATCGGGCTAATCCAGCGAAGTATTTCGGACATCCCTAGCCAGTGGTAATAGATGCGGGCAAATGCCACGGCATCACGCGGATGCCCATGCACTGATTCAGGCAACAGCAGTCGAATCAGCATTTTCTCAGTCATGGGATCGACCGGATTGGCCCGTATGCTCTGAGGCGGTGCTTCCAGCACTACGATCGATGTACTGCTATTTGGCACCAGCTTCACCCTCGGTCTTCTTTGGCTTCCCCGCACCCTTCCGCTTGCCGCCGCGTGTCTCCGGCAGTGGCTCAGCGTCGGGCGGGATTTTGCCGATCACTTTGGCATGGGCAAACAGAAGCCCCTCAACATAGGCGTTGAAGCTGGTGCCCTGCTCCGCGGCAGCTTGCTTCAGGGCGGCGATCACTCGATCGTCAAGTCGAAATTTGTGCGGCTCTCGCGGCATACAAAAGGCTGTCACGTTTACCTCCATAGATTACACGGTGTAAGGCGATCATAGCCGAAATCCAGCCATTGTGACACCCTTTTGATATAACCATAACTTATCATAAGGGTGTCGTTCTGAATGCCGTGTAAGGCAAGGCTTTTAGGTCGCTTGTCGGCTATCTGAAAGCATTTTAAGCATAAGAAACCATAAACTAAAAAGGGTGTCACTTTGAAAAGATTCAGGTTATAGTGAGTA is a genomic window of Romeriopsis navalis LEGE 11480 containing:
- a CDS encoding ParB/RepB/Spo0J family partition protein, whose protein sequence is MVDENMKAFLSRTRTKAKKAAPPTESTLPIEEILPRPNGDTREINPVHVAAMVDTIATLGLISAITVDINGALIAGGHRKAAIEHLHQNDAATYRKWFSGGVPIRRYDFDAAENPELALAIEAAENEKRVDYTPGEVRELADRLRDAGYSDLKGRPKKGQKSVVLGLSAIIGKSHNTVRRYLSDETPKKATQVSSFSDAAKPTARSLTKLIERDDCPEDVRKSAERLLKKLEAE
- a CDS encoding PriCT-2 domain-containing protein — encoded protein: MPALLDGNLKRWQINSNHAEVLALDIDDGLSIDQALQHPFIQQHCGLLIESASSTPEHNKFRLVFVLEQPIEGWQNVRIANRYLAEQVGSADRNCKDANRFFFGAPGRKPVLIKAVTLGESFATNALAWGEAIEAEEQRRAEAARQQWASRRAEMSDEDSDALILKALDTIDPNCDYNDWIGVGMVLHGLGDHWFTAWDQWSAGAGSYNPREMQTHWKSFRGKGDGNPAGLFGIAKRYGFKMPRREFTPEQRRAYAQAKAAERGDSKKRPIMPDGLTRDEQRAWRKKQRQIEARSVFAKYATTDATVHKVDRVTDMGISPELGSAVLVNSLTGSGKTHWAAEIIAEKQADTLGKFAADYICHRRMLVADAAPRLGLTPIDQLDPYTPPETGVACCIDSYLKRVTFALDWMEAGNKYLLTIDETDAVIRHLLESTTISETKRSRLIAGLSAVLQAIADGGGWVIGGESHLSDLAAKSLRELSGGNLAVEVHHNAKSAPEPWKIIDYSEDEEGKHYTSLKPRLFTLVENLLSQGRVPLVMPGSQTSAEQLDFYLTNLGYRVLRVDRTTSGDPAVREFLRLVSIGRKGQRLPIAYDVVIGTTTMGTGVSIDSEYFTDVVAGSGKLNPFDVLQGMGRDRNPIVRHLICAEGTRQGGESDAAKILRRKRGFAAAVTLRHGVTHTAPRRVLRVAESLAAGYQAFDDAARTNCHENLIAMLEADGHNIEHGEIEVYQDFADRFARSETDRARALTDEWLNLPVLDIPRSDAVKRQQQVIPRIERLKLEKTVLWHDFSNLVNDRAWVTEFVIGNEAQRRRRAIKNGARYNSFDRSLEFERVGLETQLAINGTFSALGLRDDVEKNELLKSCGFDAVLAEVEISIHTPSVVAFVAALRKRSGDLWRLFKLTITDHTRIIDLIRSLCERLGISLGKATQRRVTLGASSVLDSSTAQCDGKPKSTVVRFYPIMESIYRDQMIESLDVVESEALIEAKAALELIRSRDEAPEMPKYIKPTYQVDVTISFEDETIESTSISA
- a CDS encoding pentapeptide repeat-containing protein — its product is MRLFKKKKQRLASQPLLLQLPNISVKAKLTFWAKSKGIRLTIQWLIFLLALIALVGLSKPVLWPGGFGIEKGESRSTKTIEKVEKDPKGNTTKTVETIKIDAGKTLWDWLSLLGVPTSLAILGYRLQQLQQKRAEVLAREQRERDEALAKEQRQIAADETKEEVLQVYFDRLSVLLVDKNLMAIAAKGEEATAEDRELLDSAVDVIRARTLSILRRFESDPERKTSVIRFLLEADIVSKLKLDLGAADLGAANLGAANLGAANLGAANLSKANLRFADLRFANLSAANLSDADLSFANLSAANLSDADLGCADLSKANLRAADLREANLSKADLGKADLSKANLRFADLRFADLSDAIFEKTVMPNGELKTSEPPQAD
- a CDS encoding ParA family protein, whose product is MIITIASTKGGAAKSTSAANIAFAMTRKRGAAPIAIVDMDRNRTIKNWSERSDDELPFYVFAEDEFPADWEGDVILDTPGNVDIDELLELAEQSDLVVLPTLPAAFSLESTIATLTQVEALTNYRILLTNVPPRPNKAGIRAMAALDDVGLLRFKKSVARRVVYMESELVGLPVGMMPGTGAKSAANDYKSVTAELVKVVKNG
- a CDS encoding excalibur calcium-binding domain-containing protein, coding for MRSILAIAAITALLLPAVAIAATNPPFFVEGTCKELNKQGWGNFPEGDPNYTAKRDRDNDGIACEF